One window from the genome of Cucumis melo cultivar AY chromosome 12, USDA_Cmelo_AY_1.0, whole genome shotgun sequence encodes:
- the LOC103492304 gene encoding ninja-family protein 6-like codes for MGEAIGVCGDDLMLRLSPEMSRETTEVSISEPPDLTLRLSLGGIYCGKSKDNSLTRSSSVIGVISQNAEASKWNMQRQTGSFLSLSRSCSLPAETDQLGRIKLKEFQLMRRMEAKKRLVEQRSSRAPAPEDEKSAAIPPSPSEVAAWAAASAAKSPALCRAIDKIKSTQGSLSQSYTTEGHGSVGSAKGSSTSQSSLESNDRESVVNSQTMASRKTEKPPTNAAKRARISKALMEGDKGMDVMRTMPSVSTIGDGPNGRKVEGFLYKYMKGQVCIVCVCHGSFLTPTEFVKHAGGKEVANPLKHIHVCCTSFSLEK; via the exons ATGGGGGAAGCCATCGGTGTATGTGGGGATGATCTGATGTTGAGACTTTCACCGGAGATGAGTAGAGAAACAACGGAGGTTTCTATTTCTGAACCGCCGGACCTTACTCTTAGGCTCTCTCTTGGAGGAATTTATTGCGGAAAGTCGAAGGACAATTCGTTAACCCGATCGTCTTCTGTTATTGGAGTGATTTCTCAGAACGCAGAGGCGTCGAAATGGAATATGCAGAGGCAAACGGGGTCGTTTCTTTCGTTGTCAAGATCTTGCTCTCTTCCGGCTGAGACAGACCAACTCGGTCGGATTAAACTAAAGGAGTTTCAATTGATGAGAAGGATGGAGGCTAAAAAGAGACTGGTGGAGCAGAGGAGTAGCAGAGCACCTGCGCCGGAGGATGAGAAGTCGGCCGCAATACCGCCGTCGCCGTCTGAAGTGGCGGCTTGGGCCGCCGCTTCTGCAGCGAAAAGTCCTGCACTATGTCGTGCGATTGATAAGATCAAATCCACGCAAGGAAGCCTTTCGCAGAGTTATACAACTGAAG GACATGGAAGTGTGGGATCAGCAAAAGGCTCATCCACTTCTCAATCATCACTGGAGTCAAATGACAGAGAGTCAGTAGTGAACTCACAAACAATGGCATCAAGAAAAACGGAAAAACCACCAACAAATGCAGCAAAAAGAGCGAGAATTTCCAAGGCATTGATGGAAGGGGATAAGGGGATGGACGTGATGAGAACGATGCCAAGCGTGTCAACGATCGGGGACGGGCCGAACGGGAGGAAGGTAGAAGGGTTTTTGTACAAGTATATGAAAGGGCAAGTTTGCATAGTGTGTGTATGCCATGGAAGCTTTCTTACTCCAACTGAGTTTGTGAAACATGCTGGTGGGAAGGAAGTGGCTAACCCCCTGAAACACATCCATGTATGCTGCACTTCATTTTCATT ggaaaaatga